A part of Helicobacter himalayensis genomic DNA contains:
- a CDS encoding L,D-transpeptidase family protein has translation MKFFIATLFFGLSFLSTTYADEARKPLNQETFNLINLYQTQGIASVQKELERYLLTPEYWLRALEGKDVRYGYYENTKYLFVSDKAVPDLKLFKITQNGFESLGNSSALVAKGKGHKKLEGDLTTPIGAYDLNARLSGLPPYYGPLAFATNYPNTYDKSLKKTGSGIWIHGLPLDGNREELNTKGCIAIDNEILKNYDKMINYKDSAVIISEGALQEVSIQEIAKLLSGLFSWKEAWKNGDLQSYLNFYDKQDFIRENGMRYTAFAEYKARVFAKNEQKQINLSAIDIFPFPNEQNKTMFRLSFQQDYKAFFNGKLNFSSNHRKDLYVWLENGEMKILSEK, from the coding sequence TTGAAATTTTTTATTGCAACGTTATTTTTTGGTCTGTCTTTTTTATCTACGACTTACGCAGATGAGGCGCGCAAGCCACTCAATCAAGAAACATTTAATCTCATTAATCTCTACCAAACACAAGGTATTGCAAGTGTGCAAAAGGAGCTAGAGCGCTACCTACTCACGCCAGAATATTGGCTACGCGCGCTTGAGGGCAAAGATGTGCGCTATGGTTATTATGAAAATACAAAATATCTTTTTGTTTCAGATAAGGCAGTGCCGGATTTAAAGCTTTTTAAAATCACGCAAAATGGCTTTGAATCTCTTGGAAACTCTAGCGCGCTTGTGGCAAAAGGTAAAGGACATAAAAAGCTAGAGGGGGATTTAACAACGCCCATTGGAGCGTATGATTTAAACGCGCGCCTTAGCGGATTGCCACCTTATTATGGTCCGCTTGCTTTTGCGACAAATTACCCAAATACTTATGATAAATCACTCAAAAAAACAGGTAGCGGGATATGGATTCACGGATTGCCCTTAGATGGGAATAGAGAGGAGCTAAACACAAAGGGTTGCATCGCAATTGACAATGAGATTCTGAAAAATTACGACAAGATGATTAATTACAAGGATAGCGCGGTGATTATCTCAGAAGGAGCTTTGCAAGAAGTGAGTATTCAAGAAATCGCAAAGCTTTTAAGTGGGCTTTTTTCTTGGAAGGAGGCGTGGAAAAATGGCGATTTGCAAAGCTATTTAAACTTTTATGACAAACAAGATTTTATCCGAGAAAATGGTATGCGTTACACTGCGTTTGCAGAATACAAAGCGCGTGTGTTTGCAAAAAATGAGCAAAAGCAAATTAATTTAAGCGCGATTGATATCTTTCCCTTCCCAAATGAGCAAAATAAAACAATGTTTCGCCTAAGCTTTCAGCAGGATTATAAGGCATTTTTCAATGGTAAGTTGAACTTTAGCTCAAATCATCGCAAGGATTTGTATGTGTGGCTTGAAAATGGTGAAATGAAGATTTTAAGCGAGAAGTAA
- a CDS encoding undecaprenyl-diphosphate phosphatase has product MNFFDAIILGLVEGLTEFFPISSTGHMILVSSVLGLKQDDFLKTFEIAVQLGSILAVLFLLYRRLMQGIDIWIKLAIGFVPTGICGLLLHKHIKTLFDGYIVAIMLILGGIVFLLIEYKHKGKEYAVNEISQISFKQAFFIGLAQCLAMIPGTSRSGATIVGGLMLGLNRRVAAEFSFLLALPTMFAATGYDVYKNLHILDSANLVIMLVGGAVAFVSALGAIKFFLFFVSKFSYVPFGIYRILIGALFLALFTFGVLDAHSELFN; this is encoded by the coding sequence ATGAATTTTTTTGACGCGATAATTTTAGGCTTGGTTGAAGGACTCACGGAGTTTTTCCCTATTTCATCGACAGGACATATGATTTTGGTCTCAAGCGTGCTTGGATTAAAGCAAGATGATTTTTTGAAAACCTTTGAGATTGCTGTGCAATTAGGCTCGATTTTGGCAGTGCTGTTTTTACTTTATAGGCGTTTGATGCAGGGCATTGATATTTGGATAAAGCTTGCTATTGGATTTGTCCCCACAGGCATTTGCGGGTTGCTTTTGCACAAGCACATTAAGACACTTTTTGATGGCTATATCGTGGCGATTATGCTTATTCTTGGCGGGATTGTGTTTTTATTGATTGAATACAAGCATAAGGGCAAGGAATACGCGGTGAATGAAATTTCGCAAATTAGCTTTAAACAGGCGTTTTTTATCGGACTTGCGCAGTGCTTGGCAATGATTCCGGGGACTTCAAGAAGTGGAGCGACTATTGTCGGTGGGCTAATGCTAGGGCTTAATCGCAGGGTTGCAGCGGAGTTTTCCTTCCTTTTAGCTTTGCCCACGATGTTTGCAGCCACAGGCTATGATGTGTATAAGAATCTGCATATTTTAGATTCTGCTAATCTTGTGATTATGCTTGTTGGCGGAGCTGTGGCTTTTGTCTCGGCACTTGGTGCGATTAAATTTTTCCTTTTCTTTGTATCAAAGTTTAGCTATGTCCCTTTTGGAATTTATAGAATCCTCATAGGCGCGTTGTTTTTGGCATTATTTACTTTTGGGGTGTTAGATGCGCATTCTGAACTTTTTAATTAA
- a CDS encoding motility associated factor glycosyltransferase family protein, which yields MQDFFETNLCALKLKNPALSARLQRVIPNQKYEVFLTNDVLDFNIIDKADSTPLFPQTPLKSTNEKIIHFTPYALYPYLYFFGLGNGVFYKVLLQNENLKRIVVIEPELEILFIVLHLLDFSQEILQGRILFWDKETSYQEVLNNFIKDKHTKLYARLYDLHIFNGYYEKFSALSIEFNKWIVRALEHCVISVGNDSRDSIIGISHHIATLPQMLASPTLLELLEELRFKRARYFKVQANNPLESTDSHQLENTEYEHTNNITESTNPINKKMPSMRAQAKCNEAGAKLERDSLPRGDTKGIKGSTAVIVATGPSLSKQLPLLKKYQDYLTIFCIDASFPILAKEGIKPDVVFSLERVDLTAKFYEDTPKQEHKGVIFAISSIVHKRLKDALKGDLVQYNMRPFGYTYYFGFKEYGYIGVGMSAANMAYEMAVYARFQRVVLIGQDLAFSESGSSHAKNAVYGEDEINPQERKDMVLLPAYGGKGEVKSTSIWKLFLEFYETDIAQTPYKIEVINATEGGVRIKGTKEMSFLQAVSGCENGGKKESLILASPTPKTYQANLSKARQKTQEFIDFGLEKKAKIEEVFLEVAGLIEKLEKANKQNALESFDFGLLTNALKHIEEVKEFFKEEKFSMCFNDAIQSYIVHQEMEIAKIIVRVAKDDIELKAKQIDLLYAHKYWLFSLAGGIDSVIEVAKKAFDEWEV from the coding sequence ATGCAGGATTTTTTTGAAACAAACCTTTGCGCGCTAAAGCTTAAAAATCCTGCCTTAAGTGCGCGCTTGCAAAGGGTTATCCCAAACCAAAAATATGAAGTTTTTTTAACAAATGATGTGCTAGATTTTAATATTATCGATAAGGCAGATTCTACACCCCTATTCCCCCAAACACCGCTAAAAAGCACGAATGAAAAAATTATTCACTTTACGCCCTATGCGCTGTATCCGTATTTGTATTTTTTTGGGCTTGGCAATGGTGTGTTTTATAAGGTTTTGTTGCAAAATGAGAATCTTAAGCGCATAGTGGTGATTGAGCCAGAGCTTGAGATTCTCTTTATTGTGCTGCATTTGCTGGATTTTTCGCAAGAGATTTTGCAAGGGCGCATTCTTTTTTGGGATAAGGAGACGAGCTACCAAGAAGTACTTAACAACTTCATCAAAGACAAGCACACGAAGCTTTATGCGCGGTTGTATGATTTGCATATTTTTAATGGGTATTATGAAAAATTTAGCGCGCTAAGCATTGAGTTTAATAAGTGGATTGTGCGTGCGCTGGAGCATTGCGTGATAAGCGTGGGGAATGATAGCAGGGATTCTATCATTGGGATTTCACATCATATCGCGACTTTGCCCCAAATGCTTGCCTCACCAACACTTTTAGAGCTTTTGGAAGAATTGCGCTTCAAGCGCGCACGGTATTTTAAAGTTCAGGCGAATAATCCTTTAGAATCTACGGATTCTCATCAATTAGAAAATACAGAATATGAACACACCAACAATATTACAGAATCTACAAATCCAATCAACAAAAAAATGCCAAGTATGCGCGCGCAAGCGAAGTGTAACGAAGCTGGAGCGAAGCTAGAGCGGGATTCACTCCCGCGAGGTGATACAAAAGGAATAAAAGGCAGCACCGCGGTCATTGTCGCCACAGGTCCGAGCCTTAGCAAGCAATTGCCACTTTTAAAAAAATACCAAGATTATCTTACAATTTTTTGCATTGACGCATCATTCCCAATCCTTGCAAAAGAGGGCATTAAGCCTGATGTTGTGTTTAGCTTAGAGCGCGTTGATTTGACAGCGAAATTTTATGAAGACACACCAAAGCAGGAACACAAAGGCGTGATTTTTGCCATTAGCTCAATTGTGCATAAGCGCCTAAAAGACGCGCTCAAGGGCGATTTAGTGCAATACAATATGCGTCCATTTGGCTATACTTATTATTTTGGCTTTAAGGAATATGGCTATATTGGTGTGGGAATGAGTGCGGCAAATATGGCGTATGAAATGGCTGTGTATGCGCGCTTTCAAAGGGTGGTTTTAATCGGGCAGGATTTGGCATTTTCAGAATCTGGAAGCTCACACGCAAAAAATGCTGTGTATGGCGAAGATGAAATCAACCCACAAGAACGCAAAGATATGGTTTTGCTCCCTGCGTATGGCGGAAAGGGCGAGGTGAAATCCACTTCAATTTGGAAACTTTTTTTAGAATTTTATGAAACAGATATTGCGCAAACACCCTATAAAATCGAAGTGATAAATGCCACAGAAGGTGGCGTGCGCATTAAGGGGACAAAAGAGATGAGTTTTTTGCAGGCAGTAAGTGGCTGTGAAAATGGGGGGAAAAAAGAATCTCTTATCCTCGCTTCACCCACGCCAAAAACCTATCAAGCAAATCTTAGCAAAGCGCGTCAAAAAACACAGGAGTTTATCGACTTTGGCTTGGAGAAAAAGGCAAAGATTGAAGAGGTGTTTTTAGAAGTGGCTGGATTAATTGAAAAACTAGAAAAAGCAAATAAGCAAAATGCTTTAGAATCTTTTGACTTTGGGCTTCTTACAAATGCGCTTAAGCATATTGAGGAGGTTAAGGAATTTTTCAAGGAAGAGAAATTTAGCATGTGCTTTAATGACGCGATACAATCTTATATCGTGCATCAAGAAATGGAAATTGCTAAAATCATCGTGCGTGTGGCAAAAGATGATATTGAGCTAAAGGCAAAGCAAATTGATTTGCTCTACGCGCATAAATACTGGCTTTTTTCGCTTGCTGGGGGGATTGATAGCGTTATTGAAGTGGCAAAAAAAGCCTTTGACGAATGGGAAGTTTAA
- a CDS encoding flagellin B codes for MSFRINTNISALNAHTIGVANNRSLHSSLEKLSSGLRLNKAADDASGMAIADSLRSQSEGLGQAVRNANDAIGMIQVADKAMDEQLKILDTIKTKAIQAAQDGQTTESRKALQSDILRLLEELDNIANTTSFNGQQMLSGAFSNKEFQIGAYSNTTIKASIGPTSSDKIGHIRMESSSFSATGMLASGAARNLTEVMFNVKEVDGKNSFTLETVKISTSANTGIGVLSEVINKHSDKLGVRATWNVMGTGGTPVLSGTVHGLVINDVTIGTINDVRKNDADGRLINAINSVKERTGAEAFIDITGRLNLRSTDGRAIAIRTQSATGAVFGGGNFTGISGTEHTIIGRLTLIRTDARDIIISGTNFSHVGFHTAQGIAEYTVNLRSVRGEMDSNIASASGANANVAQAELHAGGIGAGVTSLKGAMVVIDMAESARIQLDKIRADMGSAQIQLVATINNISVTQVNVKSAESQIRDVDFAAESATFSKHNVLAQSGSFAMAQANAVQQNVLRLLQ; via the coding sequence ATGAGCTTTCGTATTAACACGAATATTTCTGCGTTGAACGCACATACAATTGGAGTTGCAAATAATAGAAGTTTGCATAGCTCGCTGGAGAAGTTAAGCTCTGGTTTGCGTCTTAATAAGGCTGCTGACGATGCTTCAGGTATGGCTATCGCTGATAGTTTGCGCTCGCAAAGCGAAGGGTTAGGGCAAGCAGTGAGGAATGCAAATGATGCGATTGGTATGATTCAAGTTGCGGATAAGGCAATGGACGAGCAGCTAAAAATCCTTGATACTATTAAAACAAAAGCCATTCAAGCCGCACAAGATGGACAAACAACAGAATCTCGCAAAGCCCTGCAAAGTGATATTTTGCGCCTCTTAGAAGAGCTTGATAATATTGCAAACACAACAAGCTTTAACGGACAGCAGATGCTTTCTGGTGCATTTTCTAATAAAGAATTTCAAATCGGCGCGTATTCAAACACAACAATCAAAGCCTCAATCGGTCCTACAAGCTCGGATAAAATCGGACATATTAGAATGGAAAGCTCTTCTTTTTCTGCTACTGGAATGCTCGCCTCTGGTGCAGCACGCAACCTTACAGAAGTGATGTTTAATGTCAAAGAAGTTGATGGGAAAAATAGCTTCACTCTTGAAACGGTTAAGATTTCAACCTCTGCAAATACCGGTATCGGCGTGCTTTCAGAAGTTATCAATAAACACTCAGATAAGTTAGGCGTGCGCGCTACTTGGAATGTTATGGGGACTGGAGGCACTCCTGTGCTATCTGGAACTGTGCATGGGTTAGTGATAAATGATGTTACAATTGGGACAATCAATGATGTGCGTAAAAATGACGCAGATGGACGCCTTATTAATGCGATTAACTCCGTCAAAGAGCGCACAGGGGCAGAGGCGTTTATCGACATCACCGGGCGTTTAAATTTGCGTAGCACTGATGGGCGCGCGATTGCCATTAGGACACAAAGCGCTACTGGAGCAGTTTTTGGCGGAGGGAATTTCACTGGGATTAGCGGGACAGAACACACAATCATTGGGCGCTTGACGCTTATCCGCACAGATGCGCGCGATATTATCATTAGTGGAACAAACTTTAGCCATGTAGGATTCCATACCGCGCAAGGCATTGCAGAATACACCGTGAATTTGCGCTCGGTGCGGGGAGAGATGGATTCTAACATTGCTTCAGCATCTGGGGCAAATGCCAATGTGGCGCAAGCAGAATTGCACGCAGGCGGAATAGGCGCAGGTGTCACGAGCTTAAAAGGTGCTATGGTGGTAATTGATATGGCAGAATCCGCGAGAATCCAACTTGATAAAATCCGCGCAGATATGGGTTCAGCACAAATCCAACTTGTGGCCACTATCAATAATATTTCTGTAACACAAGTCAATGTCAAAAGCGCAGAATCTCAAATCCGCGATGTGGATTTCGCCGCAGAATCTGCGACTTTCTCTAAGCATAATGTTTTGGCGCAGAGTGGTAGCTTTGCGATGGCGCAGGCAAATGCAGTGCAACAAAATGTTTTGCGCCTTTTGCAATAG
- the topA gene encoding type I DNA topoisomerase, whose amino-acid sequence MKNLIIVESPAKARTIKNFLGKDYEVIASKGHIRDLPKYTLGINVENKHFVPTYAIDKDHKDIVEEIKKLAKKAKITYIATDEDREGEAIGYHITQTLDLPAEEFPRIVFHEITKSAIKHALENPKRIDMNKVNAQQARRLLDRIVGFKLSNLISSKIARGLSAGRVQSAALKLVIDKEREIQAFKSVTYFLIQAHFETDKKEIIESELISYKGKTLQKLSLQDEKEVKEILTNLNKQQFIVAEINKKSKKTTTPPPFMTSTLQQVASTQLGFTPTRTMSIAQKLYEGVRTHEGVMGVITYMRTDSLNIAKEARDSAREVLETHYGKAYVPAKPKIYASKSKGAQEAHEAIRPTNLGFTPEIAKSFLKPEELKLYTLIYKRFLASQSVDAEFELQNIIFANTEQSAQFKANGRRLVFDGFYKILELEDKDELLPQLKLKESINAQKIASIKKQTEPPARYSEASLIKNLEALGIGRPSTYAPTISLLLGRDYLQNEKKVLIPTQSAFQVIEVLETHFNEIVDSNFSAALEDKLDSIAQEKADWNQVLWEFYEPFMQKIEEGKQTIASQKQAIPTGELCPKCNKELVLRKGKFGEFIACSGYPKCKYIKSSESKDSQSVGEKCEKCGRDMVKKFGKNGEFIACSGYPECKNTKSLKPKEVLDVSCPECGGNLLKRFSKRGAFYGCQNYPKCKFISKYPLIQERCKECGGVMVERELKSGKFHECLKCKHKIEC is encoded by the coding sequence ATGAAAAACCTTATCATCGTAGAATCTCCCGCCAAGGCGCGCACGATTAAAAACTTTTTGGGCAAGGATTATGAAGTCATCGCTTCAAAAGGACACATCCGCGATTTGCCAAAATACACGCTAGGTATCAATGTCGAAAATAAGCACTTTGTGCCAACATACGCGATTGATAAAGACCATAAAGATATTGTTGAAGAAATCAAAAAGCTTGCAAAAAAGGCAAAAATAACTTATATCGCAACTGATGAGGATAGAGAGGGTGAGGCGATAGGCTATCATATCACGCAAACTCTTGATTTGCCAGCTGAGGAGTTTCCGCGCATCGTGTTTCACGAAATCACAAAAAGTGCGATAAAGCACGCGTTAGAAAATCCAAAGCGCATTGATATGAATAAAGTCAATGCACAGCAGGCAAGAAGGCTACTTGATAGAATCGTAGGCTTTAAGCTAAGCAATCTCATCTCTTCAAAAATCGCGCGTGGGCTTAGTGCTGGACGCGTGCAAAGTGCGGCGTTAAAGCTTGTGATTGACAAAGAGCGCGAGATTCAGGCGTTTAAAAGTGTAACTTATTTTCTTATCCAAGCGCATTTTGAAACAGACAAAAAAGAAATTATAGAATCCGAACTCATAAGCTATAAAGGCAAAACACTCCAAAAGCTTTCTTTGCAAGATGAAAAAGAAGTAAAAGAGATTCTGACAAATCTTAACAAACAGCAATTTATTGTGGCAGAAATCAATAAAAAAAGTAAAAAAACCACCACACCTCCGCCATTTATGACTTCCACACTTCAGCAAGTTGCCTCGACACAACTCGGCTTTACGCCAACTAGGACGATGAGTATCGCTCAAAAACTCTACGAAGGTGTGCGAACGCACGAAGGCGTGATGGGTGTGATTACCTATATGAGGACAGATAGTCTTAATATCGCAAAAGAGGCGAGGGATAGCGCGCGCGAGGTTTTGGAAACTCACTATGGCAAAGCCTATGTCCCAGCAAAGCCAAAAATCTATGCCAGCAAATCAAAAGGCGCACAAGAGGCGCACGAGGCAATTCGCCCGACAAATCTTGGATTTACACCAGAGATTGCAAAAAGTTTCTTAAAGCCAGAAGAGCTTAAACTCTATACGCTCATTTATAAGCGGTTTTTGGCAAGTCAGAGCGTTGATGCAGAGTTTGAGTTGCAAAATATTATTTTTGCAAATACAGAGCAAAGCGCGCAGTTTAAGGCAAATGGCAGGCGTCTAGTTTTTGATGGATTCTATAAAATTTTAGAACTAGAGGATAAAGATGAACTGCTCCCGCAACTAAAGCTTAAAGAATCTATTAACGCGCAAAAAATTGCGAGCATTAAAAAGCAGACCGAGCCACCCGCACGTTATTCTGAAGCAAGCCTTATTAAAAATCTCGAAGCACTTGGAATTGGCAGACCTAGCACCTACGCCCCAACAATCTCGCTCCTTCTTGGGCGCGATTATCTCCAAAATGAGAAAAAGGTGTTAATCCCTACGCAAAGTGCGTTTCAGGTAATCGAAGTGTTAGAAACTCATTTTAATGAAATTGTGGATAGTAATTTTTCCGCTGCACTTGAAGATAAGCTTGATTCTATCGCTCAGGAAAAGGCGGATTGGAATCAAGTGCTGTGGGAGTTTTATGAGCCATTTATGCAAAAAATCGAGGAAGGCAAGCAAACTATTGCCTCACAAAAGCAAGCAATCCCAACCGGCGAGTTATGTCCAAAATGTAATAAAGAGCTTGTGTTGCGCAAGGGGAAATTTGGCGAATTTATCGCGTGTAGTGGCTACCCGAAGTGTAAATACATCAAATCTAGTGAATCTAAAGATTCTCAAAGTGTGGGTGAAAAATGCGAAAAATGTGGCAGAGATATGGTGAAAAAGTTTGGGAAAAATGGTGAATTTATCGCGTGCAGTGGCTATCCAGAATGCAAAAACACAAAATCGCTTAAACCAAAAGAAGTTCTTGACGTGTCGTGTCCGGAATGTGGTGGGAATTTGCTAAAGAGATTTTCAAAACGTGGGGCGTTTTATGGTTGCCAAAATTACCCAAAATGCAAATTTATCTCTAAATATCCGCTTATACAAGAGCGTTGCAAGGAATGTGGTGGAGTGATGGTAGAGCGTGAGCTGAAAAGTGGGAAATTCCACGAGTGTCTAAAATGCAAGCATAAAATTGAGTGCTAA
- a CDS encoding CheB methylesterase domain-containing protein gives MAESNKPLITKTQISESKEQFHRIPSKKLHPDALLESKPCKDFLRPKLIVIGASTGGVDALSTIFERLPSGLPPIVIVQHIPKPFGSSFAKRLDSLSMLNIFEVTQEMLLETSCAYLASGDSHISLNYENGKYSAKPFDGPRISRHKPSVDILFRFANNIAGKNTLGVILTGMGDDGSIGIKELFDNGATTIAQDEKSCVVFGMPKKAIEVGGVTHTLSLEEIIEKIAKFGN, from the coding sequence ATGGCAGAATCTAACAAACCTCTTATCACCAAAACGCAAATTTCAGAATCTAAAGAACAATTCCACAGGATTCCAAGCAAAAAACTACACCCCGATGCACTTTTAGAAAGCAAGCCCTGCAAGGATTTCTTGCGTCCAAAGCTCATCGTCATAGGTGCGAGCACCGGCGGCGTAGATGCGCTTAGCACGATTTTTGAAAGACTGCCCTCTGGCTTGCCGCCAATTGTCATCGTCCAACATATCCCAAAGCCTTTTGGAAGCTCGTTTGCAAAGCGCCTAGATTCTCTATCAATGCTTAATATCTTTGAAGTAACACAAGAAATGCTTTTGGAAACTTCCTGCGCATATTTGGCAAGCGGGGATTCTCACATTTCTTTAAATTATGAAAACGGCAAATACAGCGCCAAGCCTTTTGATGGTCCTAGAATCTCGCGCCACAAGCCAAGTGTGGATATTCTATTCCGCTTTGCTAATAATATCGCGGGCAAAAACACACTGGGCGTCATTCTCACAGGTATGGGCGATGATGGCAGTATCGGAATAAAAGAGCTTTTTGACAATGGCGCTACGACAATTGCCCAAGATGAAAAAAGTTGCGTTGTCTTTGGTATGCCAAAAAAAGCCATTGAAGTTGGTGGCGTCACACACACGCTAAGTTTGGAGGAAATCATTGAGAAAATCGCAAAATTTGGGAATTAG
- a CDS encoding CheR family methyltransferase, with protein sequence MTNFDERQFALLKDKIYELSRIHIVDSKQTMIKNRVAKLAKSMDYGSIDELLKAMEKDKKIAQEFINVFTTNKTDFFRESFHFEDLLDRVLPNLLRNNKTIKIFCCASSTGQEPYSIACTALYAKKLYPSSARIEITATDIDTQVLKIAQVGKYEVNPAQEQWLKWAEDEMHEFFYVVDENPRLRHLSAKPKLKNLITFRQLNLFNKVYPFNAEEFDVIFCRNVLIYFTKSDQMQILQRLFGLLKVGGTLYLGHSEGLHDLVVNTEKLGRKIFIKK encoded by the coding sequence GTGACCAACTTTGATGAGCGACAATTCGCACTCTTAAAAGACAAGATTTATGAACTCTCTCGTATTCATATTGTGGATTCTAAGCAGACGATGATTAAAAATCGCGTGGCAAAGCTGGCTAAAAGTATGGATTATGGTAGCATCGATGAATTGCTAAAAGCGATGGAGAAAGACAAAAAAATCGCGCAAGAATTTATTAATGTTTTCACCACCAATAAGACAGATTTTTTTCGAGAATCTTTTCATTTTGAAGACTTGCTTGATCGCGTGTTGCCAAATTTGTTGCGCAATAATAAAACCATAAAAATCTTTTGTTGTGCCTCTTCCACTGGACAAGAACCCTACTCCATTGCATGCACTGCGCTTTATGCTAAAAAACTCTACCCCTCAAGCGCGCGCATTGAAATCACTGCCACAGACATTGACACCCAAGTGCTAAAAATCGCGCAAGTTGGCAAATATGAAGTCAATCCTGCTCAAGAGCAATGGCTCAAATGGGCAGAAGATGAAATGCACGAGTTTTTTTATGTCGTTGATGAGAATCCGCGTCTGCGCCACTTAAGCGCAAAACCAAAGCTTAAAAATCTCATCACATTTCGCCAACTTAATCTTTTCAATAAGGTGTATCCTTTCAACGCCGAAGAATTTGATGTGATTTTTTGTCGCAATGTGCTTATTTATTTCACAAAAAGTGATCAAATGCAAATACTCCAACGCCTTTTTGGGCTTTTAAAAGTCGGTGGGACGCTGTATCTTGGGCATTCTGAAGGCTTACACGATTTAGTTGTGAATACAGAAAAGCTCGGGCGCAAGATTTTTATTAAAAAATGA
- a CDS encoding Do family serine endopeptidase translates to MKYFLIFLSIFTALQGIDFKSAPSVQNRINPSTSDKSIHSYASFLQESTKAVVNISTQKQISNSIPNHPMFDDPFFQQFFGDVYGQIPRDRMERSLGSGVIISNDGYIITNHHVIEGADKILVSLSGNSKEYTAKLIGSDSRSDIAVIKIEKNDLSSITFAQSSEVQVGDVVFAIGNPFGVGESVTQGIVSALNKSDIGVNDYEDFIQTDASINPGNSGGALVDSRGALIGINTAIISRTGGNHGIGFAIPSDMAKKIAKELIEKGSIKRGYLGVGIQDVSEDLQDSYGQKEGALLISIEKDSPAAKAGLMVWDLVIEVNGKKIQSPQDLKNAIGMLSPKEQITIKYIRDKQIRTTQAMLSELSDDTRSGRNPEPSQDSQKSQHSIEGLGISELTNTLRQKYAVPNEVQGVVVTEVKNGSLAQKAGFALGDIIAQIEDINITKPANFTNALAKFKNKNKRILVYSRNGIKTIILK, encoded by the coding sequence ATGAAATATTTTCTTATTTTTCTAAGTATTTTTACAGCATTGCAAGGTATTGATTTTAAATCCGCCCCAAGCGTGCAAAATCGCATAAATCCAAGCACTTCGGATAAAAGCATTCATTCTTATGCCTCTTTTTTGCAAGAATCAACAAAGGCGGTGGTAAATATTTCCACACAAAAGCAGATTTCAAATAGCATTCCAAATCACCCGATGTTTGATGACCCTTTTTTCCAGCAGTTTTTTGGCGATGTGTATGGGCAAATCCCACGCGATAGAATGGAACGCTCTTTGGGAAGTGGTGTGATTATCTCAAATGATGGCTATATCATCACAAATCACCATGTAATCGAGGGTGCAGATAAGATTCTTGTTTCACTTTCTGGGAATTCAAAAGAATACACCGCAAAGCTGATAGGCTCGGATTCTCGCAGTGATATTGCAGTGATTAAGATTGAAAAAAATGACTTATCCTCAATCACATTTGCACAAAGTAGCGAGGTGCAAGTAGGCGATGTTGTCTTTGCTATCGGCAATCCTTTTGGCGTTGGAGAATCTGTCACACAAGGAATCGTCTCTGCGCTCAATAAAAGTGACATAGGCGTCAATGACTACGAGGACTTCATCCAAACTGATGCTTCGATAAATCCGGGGAATTCTGGCGGGGCGTTGGTGGATTCTCGTGGCGCACTTATTGGGATAAATACCGCCATTATTTCGCGCACAGGTGGGAATCACGGCATAGGTTTTGCAATCCCTTCTGATATGGCAAAAAAAATCGCAAAAGAGCTTATTGAAAAAGGATCGATTAAGCGTGGTTATTTGGGCGTTGGGATTCAAGATGTGAGCGAGGATTTGCAAGATAGCTATGGGCAAAAAGAGGGTGCATTGCTTATAAGCATTGAAAAAGATTCCCCTGCAGCAAAAGCTGGGCTTATGGTGTGGGACTTAGTCATAGAAGTAAATGGCAAGAAAATCCAAAGCCCTCAAGACCTCAAAAACGCCATTGGTATGCTTTCTCCAAAAGAACAGATAACAATAAAATATATCCGCGATAAGCAAATACGCACCACGCAAGCTATGCTTAGTGAGTTAAGTGATGATACAAGAAGCGGGAGAAATCCTGAACCTTCACAAGATTCTCAAAAAAGCCAGCACAGCATTGAAGGCTTGGGCATAAGTGAGCTTACAAACACTTTGCGTCAAAAATACGCAGTGCCAAATGAGGTACAGGGCGTAGTGGTAACAGAAGTTAAAAACGGCTCGCTAGCGCAAAAAGCTGGCTTCGCATTAGGGGATATTATCGCGCAGATTGAAGATATAAATATTACAAAACCTGCAAATTTCACCAACGCTTTAGCAAAGTTTAAAAATAAAAACAAGAGAATCCTTGTGTATTCGCGCAATGGTATAAAAACAATTATCTTAAAATAA